In Treponema pectinovorum, a single genomic region encodes these proteins:
- a CDS encoding TonB-dependent receptor plug domain-containing protein produces the protein MNKKICSIIFLILSFCAFSGFSQLYSQEDVIVVSGSKIEQKIESASEKVSVVSGEDLEKQGAKTVSEALCSIPGVSVTRAALKNGSASVMMQGFEGQYVKVLIDGVALSGEKGGSVYLERLPLESVDHIEVVQGSSSALFGSDAMGGVINIITKKQKTSEKKLKLGGHLSQDFASSLQSKTGLGFNVAAGNFYACVNGSFDFAKGKTEKTKVGSFGYVDETKTPRSHLGFADFRLGWTDSTWKIAFDGFFSDYERKTTITGISRGNAFASNNDYSERRMQGTLSGEKDFFDSLSMKGFFSAKRYNASLDEEKIFSSTPASNANTLANEFESEIQLSWLTNSFNTAILGASGKFETEESISFKGTKMQALLSVFAQDSFDFSAGDEKLVFVVGGRIDIQPAIKDSSSLFQFTPKASIKFSPFDSTTLRFSYGMGYKIPTLSQKYYVKYHSHGSSHFYIFGNKDLKPETSHGFNMTLDQKIGSNLKLSAGGFFNIHKDMIDTHKVGANYTYENLDKAITYGGTFAFAGKFDRFDFNAGYAYTKAKIWDSDSYKNLALRTPHRIYSNAYYLIPFVETRFGLEGEWNAPEFTSNKSDELSPDLLILNASVAKFFNDKKIELYVRAENFLNNAHFLKGSDGKNQKEYYKLHDGFVLRFGAKLIF, from the coding sequence ATGAATAAAAAAATCTGCAGTATTATTTTTCTAATACTTTCCTTTTGTGCATTCAGCGGTTTTTCGCAACTCTACAGCCAGGAAGATGTGATTGTTGTAAGTGGTTCAAAAATTGAACAAAAAATAGAGTCCGCTTCTGAAAAAGTAAGCGTAGTTTCGGGCGAAGACCTTGAAAAACAAGGGGCAAAAACTGTTAGCGAAGCTTTATGCTCAATTCCTGGAGTTAGCGTAACAAGAGCGGCTTTAAAAAACGGTTCGGCTTCGGTTATGATGCAGGGTTTTGAAGGTCAGTATGTAAAAGTCTTAATCGACGGAGTTGCACTTTCTGGCGAAAAAGGTGGCTCAGTTTATCTTGAAAGGCTTCCACTTGAAAGCGTTGACCACATAGAAGTTGTGCAAGGCTCGTCGTCTGCTCTTTTTGGAAGCGATGCGATGGGCGGTGTCATAAACATAATCACAAAAAAGCAAAAAACTTCTGAAAAAAAACTCAAACTGGGCGGTCATTTATCTCAGGATTTTGCAAGTTCACTCCAAAGCAAAACAGGTCTTGGGTTTAATGTTGCAGCAGGAAATTTCTACGCTTGTGTAAATGGCTCTTTTGATTTTGCAAAAGGAAAAACTGAAAAAACTAAGGTCGGAAGTTTTGGCTATGTGGACGAAACAAAAACACCACGCTCCCATCTTGGATTTGCAGATTTTAGGCTTGGTTGGACAGACTCTACATGGAAAATTGCCTTTGACGGTTTTTTTAGCGACTACGAAAGAAAAACTACAATTACAGGCATTTCAAGAGGAAATGCATTTGCTTCAAATAACGATTATTCAGAACGAAGAATGCAGGGCACTTTGAGTGGCGAAAAAGATTTTTTTGATAGCCTTTCGATGAAAGGATTTTTTAGTGCAAAGCGCTATAATGCCAGTTTGGATGAAGAAAAAATCTTTAGTTCAACTCCTGCTTCAAATGCAAATACTTTAGCAAATGAATTTGAAAGTGAAATTCAGCTTTCATGGCTTACAAATTCATTTAATACTGCAATTTTAGGGGCATCTGGAAAATTTGAAACAGAAGAGAGCATTTCTTTTAAAGGAACTAAAATGCAGGCGTTACTTAGCGTTTTTGCGCAGGATTCATTTGATTTTTCTGCTGGAGATGAAAAATTAGTTTTTGTTGTTGGCGGACGCATTGACATTCAGCCAGCAATTAAAGATTCGAGTTCACTCTTTCAGTTTACGCCAAAGGCAAGCATAAAATTTTCGCCATTCGATTCAACTACGCTTAGATTTTCGTACGGAATGGGATACAAAATCCCGACTCTAAGTCAAAAATACTATGTAAAATATCATTCTCATGGAAGTTCGCATTTTTATATTTTTGGAAACAAAGATTTAAAGCCTGAAACTTCGCACGGTTTTAATATGACGCTTGATCAAAAAATCGGCTCTAATTTAAAGCTTAGCGCAGGGGGATTTTTCAATATTCACAAAGATATGATTGACACTCACAAGGTTGGAGCAAACTACACTTATGAAAATCTTGACAAGGCGATAACCTATGGTGGAACTTTCGCTTTTGCTGGAAAATTTGACAGGTTTGATTTTAACGCTGGTTATGCGTATACAAAAGCAAAAATTTGGGATTCGGATTCTTATAAAAATCTGGCACTTAGAACTCCGCATCGAATTTATTCAAATGCGTATTATTTAATTCCGTTTGTAGAAACGAGGTTTGGACTTGAAGGCGAGTGGAATGCCCCAGAGTTTACCTCGAATAAATCTGATGAATTATCTCCAGACTTGCTGATTTTAAATGCATCGGTTGCGAAATTTTTTAATGATAAAAAAATTGAACTTTATGTTCGTGCAGAAAACTTTTTGAACAACGCTCACTTTTTAAAAGGAAGCGATGGTAAAAATCAAAAAGAATACTACAAACTTCATGATGGTTTTGTATTAAGATTTGGGGCAAAGTTGATTTTTTAG